A window from Malassezia japonica chromosome 1, complete sequence encodes these proteins:
- the DGK1 gene encoding diacylglycerol kinase (CTP) (TransMembrane:8 (i80-99o105-125i146-163o169-186i207-225o245-270i282-306o318-338i); BUSCO:EOG09263OD3; COG:I; EggNog:ENOG503NXUY) yields the protein MVETAQPAIGRPQRSNSLEKGAAVLRALARTPSYHEAVQQLPSGAPVVAEPSDVRAASATPKRNGAWEYWVVKWEIPRKILHCSIGFFVLGLYVFHVDLAAIVRVLFYLLLIISSADLLRLNVPAFERIYESVLGALMRPGERERVNGVVWYLVGVIASLHFFPEDIASISIMILSWCDPCASTFGRLYGRKTPAMPAPLFARRKSLAGFLAAVVTGSLTTYLFWGTRVAALGERASGLSWTPDGVATFGTALAPGPLHSGWAGFAQGFVARDTSLLARAEALRAGVPTMPPVLLYLVCGLIAGITESLDLGGVDDNLSIPILSGLGIWATLWAWGLYA from the exons ATGGTCGAGACGGCGCAGCCTGCAATCGGCCGGCCTCAGCGCTCCAACTCGTTAGAGAAAGGTGCtgcggtgctgcgtgcgcttgcgcgcacgcctTCCTACCATgaggcggtgcagcagctgccgAGTGGTGCGCCCGTGGTGGCCGAGCCCAGCGatgtgcgcgccgcctctgCCACGCCGAAGCGCAACGGGGCGTGGGAGTACTGGGTGGTAAAGTGGGAGATTCCCCGCAAGATTTTGCACTGCAGTATCGGATTCTTTGTCCTGGGGCTGTATGTCTTTCACGTAGacctcgcggcgatcgtcCGTGTTTTGTTCTATTTGCTGCTGATCATCTCGTCGGCGGACCTGCTGCGTCTCAACGTGCCTGCGTTTGAGCGCATCTACGAgtcggtgctcggcgcgctgatGCGCCCGGGCGAACGG gagcgcgtcaACGGCGTGGTGTGGTACCTGGTCGGCGTCATTGCCTCGCTGCACTTTTTCCCGGAGGACATTGCGTCGATCTCGATCATGATCCTCTCGTGGTGCGACccgtgcgcctcgacgttCGGTCGCCTGTACGGCCGCAAGACGCCCGCGAtgcccgcgccgctctttgcgcgccgcaagtCGCTCGCGGGCTTCCTCGCGGCGGTAGTCACCGGCTCGCTGACGACCTACCTCTTTTGGggcacgcgcgtcgcggcactcggcgagcgtgcgtcggGCCTGAGCTGGACGCCGGACGGTGTGGCAACCTttggcacggcgctcgcgccggggCCGCTGCACTCTGGCTGGGCCGGATTCGCCCAGGGCTttgtcgcgcgcgacacgtcgcTCCTGGCCagggccgaggcgctgcgtgcgggcgtgccgacgatGCCGCCGGTGCTGCTCTACCTCGTGTGCGGCCTCATTGCCGGCAtcaccgagtcgctcgatCTCGGGGGCGTCGACGACAACCTCTCGATCCCGATTCTGAGTGGACTCGGCATCTGGGCTACGCTATGGGCCTGGGGCCTGTATGCGTAA
- the CLF1 gene encoding NineTeen Complex (NTC) component (COG:D; EggNog:ENOG503NVIZ), with the protein MEEEGRAPKIKNRAPAPVQITAEQLLREAQENQERPRRQTARHRIEDYEQLEEYRARKRKEFEDSVRKLRGNMVAWIRYATWEANQGLMDRARSVFERAIDVNPHHVPLWLRYTEQELKMRNVNFARNLFDRAVSILPRIDQLWYKYVHVEELLGNVSGTREIFERWMSWEPDERAWNAYIAFEVRYKEMDRASAVWERAVTCHPEPKQWIRWAKYEEDRDDLDKARNVFHMALDFFGEDEAALERAQTVFTAFAKMETRQAEYDRARMIYKYALERLPRAKSEGIYASYTRFEKQFGNIKGVEDTVTQKRRLQYEEEVQSGLATNYDTWFDYTRLEEESYRTLLEEGAPESMLESSREKVREVYERAIAEVPPANEKRLWRRYIYLWLRYALFEEADVGDIERAKKVYAAAVAAVPHREFTFAKLWLAYAYFEVRRMDLALARKILGTAIGLAPKQKLFAGYIQLELELKEFDRVRKLYEKALEWDPSSSSTWVRFAELEQNLYDLERARGIYELAIAQAESELGGLDMPEVVWKAYIDFEFSEREMERVDALYERLLDKTGHVKVWISYALGKMAAAIAAEEDEDADAEEEVEAQGETYAVSPEQQAERAARREQAAKETRAVFARGYESLRDQGLKDERVVLLEAWKAFEVEHGDEERVQAVQEKMPRVLKKRREIPGGDGAMEEYYDMVFPDEEAKNKPAMKLLQMAHAWRAQQAS; encoded by the exons ATGGAGGAAGAGGGGCGTGCGCCCAAGATCAAGAAccgcgcgcccgcgccggtgcaGATCACTGCGGAGCAGCTTCTCCGCGAAGCGCAAGAGAATCAGGAGCGTCCTAGGCGCCAAACGGCGCGTCATCGCATCGAAGACTATGAGCAACTGGAAGAGTACCGCGCGCGAAAGCGCAAGGAATTCGAGGAcagcgtgcgcaagctgcgGGGCAAT ATGGTTGCCTGGATCCGGTACGCGACATGGGAAGCGAACCAAGGCCTGATGGATCGCGCTCGCTCCGTGTTTGAGCGCGCGATCGACGTGAATCCCCACCACGTCCCGCTGTGGCTGCGGTATaccgagcaggagctcaAGATGCGCAACGTCAACTTTGCGCGCAACCTGTTTGACCGTGCCGTGTCGATCCTTCCCCGTATTGACCAGCTGTGGTACAAGTACGTCCACGTCGaagagctgctcggcaacgTGAGCGGCACGCGTGAAATCTTTGAGCGCTGGATGAGCTGGGAgccggacgagcgcgcgtgGAACGCGTACATTGCCTTCGAGGTACGCTACAAGGAGATGGaccgcgcgagcgccgtctgGGAGCGCGCCGTGACCTGCCACCCCGAGCCGAAGCAGTGGATCCGCTGGGCGAAGTACGAGGAGGAccgcgacgacctcgacaAAGCGCGCAATGTGTTTCACATGGCGCTCGACTTTttcggcgaggacgaggcggcgctcgagcgtgcgcagacCGTCTTTACGGCGTTTGCCAAGATGGAGACGCGCCAGGCCGAGTACGATCGTGCGCGGATGATTTACAAgtatgcgctcgagcggctgcCCCGTGCCAAGAGCGAAGGTATTTATGCAAGCTACACGCGCTTCGAGAAGCAGTTTGGCAACATCAAGGGCGTCGAAGATACCGTTACGCAAAAACGACGACTGCAGTACGAAGAAGAAGTCCAGTCGGGCTTGGCCACCAACTACGACACGTGGTTCGACTATACGCGCCTCGAAGAGGAGTCCTatcgcacgctcctcgaagAAGGCGCGCCCGAGTCCATGCTCGAGTCGTCGCGCGAGAAAGTGCGCGAAGTATACGAGCGTGCGATCGCCGAGGTGCCACCTGCGAACGAAAAGCGCCTGTGGCGGCGGTACATTTACCTGTGGCTGCGCTATGCGCTCTTTGAGGAGGcggacgtcggcgacatcgagcgcgccaagaAGGTGTACGCGGCAGcggtcgccgcggtgcCCCACCGCGAGTTTACCTTTGCAAAGCTCTGGCTGGCGTATGCCTACttcgaggtgcgccgcatggacctcgcgctcgcgcgcaagatcctcggcacggcgatcggccttgcgccgaAGCAGAAGCTCTTTGCGGGCTATATCCAGCTGGAACTGGAGCTCAAAGAGTTTGACCGCGTGCGCAAGCTGTACGAGAAGGCGCTCGAGTGGGACCCCTCGAGCTCCAGCACGTGGGTGCGCTttgcggagctcgagcagaacCTCTACGATttggagcgtgcgcgcggcatcTACGAGCTCGCCATCGCCCAGGCCGAGTCGGAGCTGGGTGGCCTGGACATGCCGGAAGTGGTGTGGAAGGCGTACATCGACTTTGAGTTTagcgagcgcgagatggagcgtgtcgacgcgctgtacgagcgcctgctggacAAGACGGGGCACGTCAAGGTGTGGATCAGCtacgcgctcggcaagatGGCGGCCGCGATTGCCGCcgaggaagacgaggacgcAGACGCAGAAGaagaggtcgaggcgcaaGGCGAGACCTACGCCGTCTCGCccgagcagcaggccgagcgcgctgcgcgccgcgagcaggccgccaaagagacgcgcgccgtcttTGCGCGCGGCTACGAGAGCCTGCGCGACCAGGGCCTGAAAGACGAG CGTGTGGTCCTTCTCGAGGCGTGGAAAGCGTtcgaggtcgagcacggcgacgaggagcgcgtccaAGCCGTCCAAGAAAAGATGCCGCGCGTCCTCaagaagcgccgcgagatccccggcggcgacggcgcgatGGAAGAG TATTACGATATGGTGTTCCCCGACGAAGAGGCCAAGAACAAGCCCGCGATGAAGCTCCTCCAGATGGCGcacgcgtggcgcgcccAGCAGGCGTCGTAA
- a CDS encoding uncharacterized protein (TransMembrane:1 (o78-98i); EggNog:ENOG503P6VV): protein MSASGAAFAPQASSTGAPPAYACAPVDECMPCPEDHLAYPYCRPYNNRQAVQCLASDGALVDGWSACGKFIGAEVRHYGQFVFLNVLLVVAALSVYVWRQVYQTRKFHGMLYHRVHGRQTRRAPAMQN, encoded by the exons ATGTCGGCGAGCGGGGCGGCgtttgcgccgcaggcctcgagcaccggtgcgccgcctgcgtaCGCCTgtgcgccggtcgacgagtGCATGCCGTGTCCTGAGGACCAC cttgCCTATCCCTACTGCCGCCCATACAACAACCGCCAGGCGGTGCAGTGCCttgcgagcgacggcgccttGGTCGATGgctggagcgcgtgcggcaAGTTTATTGGTGCAGAAGTGCGGCACTATGGCCAGTTTGTG TTTCTGAATGTGCTCctggtcgtcgcggcgctctcggTGTACGTCTGGCGGCAGGTCTACCAGACCCGCAAGTTCCACGGGATGCTCTACCACCGCGTGCACGGGCGGCagacgcggcgtgcgcctgcgatGCAAAATTAG